From Camelus bactrianus isolate YW-2024 breed Bactrian camel chromosome 16, ASM4877302v1, whole genome shotgun sequence, the proteins below share one genomic window:
- the RPRML gene encoding reprimo-like protein codes for MNATFLNHSGLEAAGGLGGGAALGNRSHGLGTWLGCCPGGAPLAASDGVPVGLAPDERSLWVSRVAQIAVLCVLSLTVVFGVFFLGCNLLIKSESMINFLMQERRPSKDVGAAILGLY; via the coding sequence ATGAACGCGACCTTCCTGAACCACAGCGGCCTGGAGGCGGCGGGCGGCTTGGGCGGCGGGGCCGCCCTGGGGAACCGCAGCCACGGGCTGGGCACGTGGCTGGGCTGCTGCCCCGGTGGCGCGCCACTGGCCGCCAGCGACGGGGTCCCCGTGGGGCTAGCGCCTGACGAGCGCAGCCTGTGGGTGTCGCGCGTGGCGCAGATCGCTGTGCTCTGCGTGTTGTCGCTCACCGTGGTCTTCGGCGTTTTCTTCCTGGGCTGCAACCTGCTCATCAAGTCGGAGAGCATGATTAACTTTCTGATGCAGGAGCGCAGGCCCTCCAAGGACGTGGGCGCCGCCATCCTGGGGCTGTACTGA
- the GOSR2 gene encoding Golgi SNAP receptor complex member 2, translating to MEPLYQQTHKQVHEIQSHMGRLETADKQSLHLVENEIQASLDQIFIHLERLEILSSKEPPNKRQNAKLRVDQLKYDVQHLQTALRNFQHRRYTREQQERQREELLSRTFTTNDSDTTIPMDESLQFNSSLQKVHHGMDDLIGGGHSILDGLRAQRLTLKGTQKKILDIANMLGLSNTVMRLIEKRAFQDKYFMIGGMLLTCVVMFLVVQYLT from the exons ATGGAGCCGCTGTACCAGCAAACACACAA GCAGGTCCACGAGATCCAGTCTCACATGGGACGCCTGGAGACGGCAGACAAGCAGTCTCTGCACT TAGTAGAAAACGAAATCCAAGCAAGCTTAGACCAGATATTCATCCATCTAGAGCGCCTGGAGATTTTGTCCAGCAAGGAGCCCCCTAACAAAAGACAGAATGCCAAACT TCGTGTTGACCAGTTAAAGTATGATGTCCAGCACCTGCAGACTGCTCTCAGAAACTTCCAGCATCGGCGATACACAAGGGAACAGCAGGAGAGACAGCGAGAGGAGCTTCTGTCTCGCACCTTCACCACTAAT GACTCTGACACCACCATACCAATGGATGAATCACTGCAGTTTAACTCCTCCCTCCAGAAAGTTCACCATGGCATGGATGACCTCATTGGAGGCGGGCACAGTATCCTGGACGGACTGAGGGCCCAGAGACTGACCTTGAAG GGGACTCAGAAGAAGATCCTTGACATTGCCAACATGCTGGGCTTGTCCAACACAGTGATGCGCCTCATTGAGAAGCGGGCTTTCCAGGACAAGTACTTTATGATCGGGGGGATGCTGCTCACCTGTGTGGTCATGTTCCTTGTGGTGCAGTACCTGACATGA